AGGCGGAATTCTGCAAGGGGATGTCGCACCCCAAGAGGATTCAGATCCTGAACATCTTGAAGCAGGGGGAAAGAAGTGTGACCGAGTTGGTGGAAATGACCGGGATTCCACAGGCGAATCTTTCTCAGCACCTCAGTGTCCTAAGACAGTTCGGCCTGCTGGAGACAAAGAGGTCCGGGTCGAAGATATCCTACAGCCTAGCCGACGCGCGGATCGGCGAAGCTTGCAACCTTGTAAGGAAAGCTATCGAGGAAAGGCTTCGTAAGA
This portion of the Nitrososphaerota archaeon genome encodes:
- a CDS encoding metalloregulator ArsR/SmtB family transcription factor translates to MQILTNRGVEDELCRMQAEFCKGMSHPKRIQILNILKQGERSVTELVEMTGIPQANLSQHLSVLRQFGLLETKRSGSKISYSLADARIGEACNLVRKAIEERLRKTRMFAEVVK